CCGCTCATTGAGCGGCCTTTTTGTTGCAGGCTATGCCGGGATAATCGTCTGCAAAAGCCGCGGAATTCGAAAAATCCGCACAAATGCGTGGTTCAGAAATTGGGCGGCGTCAGGTTCTTGAAATGGCCATTCAGGCGCACCCGCTCTTTTAGGCGCTCGGTTTCGAGCACGATGGGCAGGATGGTGTCGAGGTGCTCGCGCACCATTTCCTGGCGCTCCAGCTCGCTGGTGGTGGCCAGCAGCTGGTATTCCTGCTCGGTGCTGAAGCCGATGTGGTGGGCCACGTCGAAGATGCTGTAGTCGGGGGCAAGCTCCAGCAGCAGTTTGCGCAAGCCCAATGCTTCGTAGAGCTGGCGCACCTGCACCGTGATGATTTCGCGCAGCACGGGGTCGGCCTCGTGGTCCTGCACCACGTCTTCGACCAAGCCGCCGGCGTAGAGCTTGCCCGGCGCCTGACGGTAAAATTTGTTGATGCGAAACACCCCTTCAGCCTTGGTCCGGATGTCGAGCTCGCCGCTGGAATAGGTTTGCTCCACGCTCACGAGGCGCATTTCGGTTCCAAGCTCGCTGAGCGAATTGTCGAGGTAGGGCGGAATGCCGAAGGTGGTGTTTTGCTCGATGCACTCGCGCACCAGCTGGCGGTAGCGGGGCTCGAAGATGTGCAGGTTGAGTTTCTCACCCGGAAAAACCACCAGATTGAGCGGGAAAAGCGGCAGCAGGCGGGCCATGAGCGAAGGACGGGTAAGAAGGAAGGTGAGCAGTAGCGTAACAGCCAATGCCCGGTATTGGGTTTGGCCCGTCGGCCAAAGCAGGGCGCGGATTGCCCGAAAGGTAGGCGGCAAAGCCGAAACCGCGATTGGGAAGCTACTTTTGCGCCGATGTCGTCCGAAGCGTTGATTCCCGATTTGTCGTTGTTGTTGAAGAAAGCCGGGCGCCTGCTGCTACAGGTGGTGGCCGCGTTGTTTCTGGCCTCGGTGGCCTGGGTGCTGATGTACCGCTGGGTGGCCCCGCCCGCCACCTGGCTCATGCTGGACCGCCGGGCGCACGCGCCGGTGGGGCTGGGTTACTACGGCATTCAGCCCGAGCCGCGCCACATCAACTACCAGTTTCGCACCCTTGATGAGGTGGCGCCGGCCGTGCCGCTGGCCCTGGTGGCGGCCGAGGACCAGCGCTTTCTCCTTCACCACGGCTTCGACTTTGATGCGCTGACCAAGGCCGCGAAGCGCAATTGGAACGGCGACGGCACCCACATCGTGGGCGGCAGCACCATCTCGCAGCAGGTGGCCAAAAACGTGTTTTTGTGGCACGGGCGCAGCTACGTACGCAAAGCCGCCGAAGCCTATTTCACGGTGCTGATTGAGTTTTTGTGGAACAAGCGGCGCATCATGGAGATGTATCTGAGCGTGGCCGAGATGGGCGACTGCACCTTTGGGGTGGAGGCGGCCAGCCAGCGCTACTTTGGCAAGCCGGCCAGCCGCGTGACTACGGCCGAAGCCGCCCTGCTGGCCGGCGTGCTGCCCAATCCCCTGCGCTTTCGGGCTTCCAACCCCGGCCCGGTGGCGCGGGCCAAGCAGCAGCGCGTGATGCGAAATATGCGCCGCCTGGGCGGCGTCACCTACGTCAATACCCTGCTCAACAAATAGCCATGACGCCGATGTTGCCTGCTTTGAAATGGCTGCGCCTGACCGGCGCGGCCCTCGCCCTGAGTGGCTGCGCAACTACGGCGCCCGCGGCCCTTATGCCGCAGCGCAGCGTGGAAGCCCAGCAGGCCATTCGGGAAGTGCTCACCACCCAGGCCGCGGCCTGGAACCGCGGGGACATTCCGGGCTTTATGCAGGGCTACTGGAAGTCGGACTCGCTGGTGTTCATCGGCCGCAAGGGGCCCACGTATGGCTGGCAGCCCACGCTGGACAACTACGTGAAAAATTACCCCAATGCCGCGGCCATGGGCCAGCTCGATTTTAGCGGGCTGCGCATTACGCTGCTGGCGCCCACGGCGGCGCAGGTGGTGGGGCAGTGGCACCTGGCCCGGCCGGTGGCCGGCGACGTGGGCGGGTACTTCCTGCTGGTGCTGCGGCAGGTGGACGGGCAGTGGAAGGTGGTGGCCGACCATACGAATAGCGCGCAGTAGGGGCGGGGGCGTGGGCCGTAGTCGAAAAAGACCGTCAAGCTGAGCGCAGTCGACGCATCTCGCGGGTGGTATTAAACCCTATCGATTGGGCTACTGCCGCACGCGAGATGCTTCGCTGCGCTCTGCATGACGGCCTTACATGCTCGCTTGCCGAATTGGCGCTTAGGCGGGCTTGACGGGGGCGGCGCTGGTGGCGGAGCCGGGGCGGTCGATGGTTTGGCGGGCGGCTACTACGCGGTTGTAGAAGTCGGGGGCGCGGCGCTCGTACTTGCGGAGCTGGCGCATGAGGCGGTCCTGGAGCAGAGTGCCCAGCTCGGCGAACTCGGTGCGGAGGCTGGCGCGGGCGGTTTTGCCGTCGATGATGGCGGTGCGGGGCTGGGTTTTGAGGTCGTTGAAGGCGGCGAGGGCGTCTTGCAACTCCTGGGTGCGGGCGGGGGTGAGGTCGTAGTCGGCTTTGAGGGTGGCTTTGTGGGCGGCGTCCTGGGTGGCCTGGTAGAGGGCGGTGGCGGCGTCGGTGAGGCGGGAGCCGCGCAGCTTCTCGAAGTCGCTCTGGCTGTAGTCGGCGAGGGCTTGCAGGCTGGGGTTGCGCTGCTCGGTGGCGTAGCTGAAGACGTCGCCGGCGATTTCGGCGGCTACCTGGGCCAGGTGGGTGCGGGCCTGCTCTTTGCTGCTGGGCTGGCCGGCGGTGCTAATGGCGGCGCTACGCTGCACCTGCTGACGCAGGGGCGCGAGGTCGGCAATGATGGTTTGCAGGCGGGCCACCACGGCTTGCAGGGCCTTTTCGGAGGCGTAGGGGGTGGCATCGTGGGTGAGGGCGGCCACGAGGGTTTCGGCGGCGGTGAGGCGGTTGTCTTGTTTGGCGGTGAGCATGGCGGGTAGGAAATAAGGTGAGACTTGGACGCGAAGCTTTGAGGCGGCAGCCCGGGACCCTGCGGCCGGGGCGCGGGGCGTTGCGGCGGGGGCGCGGCACCTTGCGGCGCAGGCGCGGGCCGTTGGGGCGGGAGCGAAAGAGGCTGGGGCGGGGGCGCGGGCCGGTGTGGCGGGGGCGCGGGCGGGTGAGGCGAGGTAGAAGCTGGGTGAGGCGGAAAGGTGGACGCTAGTTAAATAAAGGTATTGGAATAGTGAAGTGACAGGTAATAAAAAAAAGCCCCGCCGTGGGGCGGGGCTTAGATTGGGACGCAGGATGTGGAGCAATTAGTTATCCCTACCGGTTAGGCGTCGGGAGCCGGGTGGGCGGCGTCCCACTCGCGCATGAGGCGTTCGGTGCCTTGCAGGGCGGCGAGCAGGCGCTGGTAGTGGCGGCCTTCCTCGAAGGTGAGGGTGCGGCCCTGGCGGTCTTTTAGCCATTTCTGGGCGGGCTGGTAGCCGCCGATGGGCAGAGCCCACACGTCGGGGGCCACGGGCTCGACGTAGAGGCTGGCGTTGAGGTAGACGCGCTGAGTGGCGGCGTCGTAGCGGGGCTTCTCGACCAGGGTGGGGCCATCACCGCCGAAGCGGGTGGGGAGGGGCGCCGGCAGGGCCGCCGGGCGCAGCAGGTGCAGCTCGCGCAGCTGATGGCCGAAGGCAACGACGGCGCGAAACTCCCCGGCCGAGGCGGGCAGGGGCACACGGGGGAAGTCGATGCGCAGCAGCTCGTGGTAGCGGCGGCGGTAGGCGGGCTGGTGCAGGATGCCGTAGACGTAGTCGAGCACGTCTTCGGGGGCGAAGGTGTCGGGGGTGGCTTCGGTTTCGGGCACGAAGCGCAGGCCGGTGGCCGTGGCCAGCCGCGCCACGGCCTCGAGCTTGAGGTTGGGGCGGCGCTGGGCGGGGGCGTAGAGGTCGGCGCTGTCGGGGTAGAGGTAGAGGGGGAAGACAGTGTTGTATTCTCTCGTTTGCAATGAAATGGCATTGCCATCTATTGCCGTTTCAGTTACCATAATGTGCTGAAACGAGGGCATTGAAAGTTGGCGCGTAGTTATCAGGCCAAGATTTTCATTGTTGAAATGACGCATCGTTTCATAGCGAGGATATGCGACAAGCCCTTTTGATTGGTTGTCAAGAATGGTCCATCTATGGTCAAAAGGCCGGTATAAAACTCTTGTTGGATTGAAGTCGATGGATGTGTTTTTACAATGTTGGGCTGCCCATTCAATCTTCCAATCTCTACCATCCGCTGGCAACTGATATTTTTCTCTTACTTCTTCAGTGCCCAAACTTGCGAAATCATCTATCACAAGTTTCAAAGCATCTTTTGATTCTCTAATTGTAGTGCCGTCACGTTTAGTCTGAATTCCACTTGAGTTAGCGTTGAATATTTCACCCAATCCAATGAAGCCACTATAATCTTGGGTAAACTCATTGTCATTAGGTGTAAAAAAATAATTCGGTTCGATAGGATTGAGTGTGTTCCAGGCAGTTTTTGAGAGACTAATCTTTTCTAGCTCCTCATATTTAACAGTCCGTTTCCCATATGAATCAAGATGCTTTACAGTAGCTAAATCCTTTGAACCTGCTGGCGATTTTGACAGGATGAAGATGGAAACGCCCTGCTGAATGTCGAACACATTTTCATCCTTGCTGCCATCGGGCGCAGTGTCCTTTCTCTTTACATCGCCGTGCAGGTTGTAGATGTAGATATAATCAAACGTTTCGAGCAGGTGCTTCCGCATATTGCGGTGCGTCAGCCCATCTAGGAAAGAGTTATTTGTGATGAAGCCGATAACACCCTGCCCGTTCTTCTCAATAAAATGTTCGGCGTAGCGGATGAATTTGATGTAGTCGTCATCCAGATTGATTTTCCGCTCGTTCAGGCCGCGCTTGTAGTCCTGAATCAGGTTTAGAATCCATTCGCCCTTGTTGGTGCTGCTGCTGCTGTACGGCGGGTTGCCCAGCACGACCATGACGGGGGCGTCGCGCTTGATGGTGTTGGCGAGGTTGGATTCGTCGGAGAGCCAGGAGGCGAACAGGGTGTGGGTGTCGGGGTGCGACTCTTCGAGGGCGTTGGTGAGGTACACGCTCAGGCGGGGCGGGGTGGGCTGCTGGCTTTTGTAGCCGAGCTGCCCGAGCAGCAGGCCGAGCTTGAGGTGGCACATGGCGTAGGAGGCCATCATAATCTCGAAGCCGTGCAGGCGCGGAATGAGGTGCTGCTCGACGTACTGGTTCCAGAAACCCGCGCCGCCGCCCAGGCTGGCGTGAATATGGCGCACCACTTCGGCCAGGAAGGTGCCGGTGCCGGTGGCGGGGTCGAGCACCTGCACGCGGGCCACTTCCTTTTTGGCCTTCACCGATTTGCCGGTGGCCTTGCCGTACTTAATTTCGGGCACCAGGATGTCGACGGTGGTTTTGGCGGTGTCGGCCAGGCCCTCGGCGAGGCCGAAGTCGCGGCGCAGCACCTCATCCACGGCCCGCACGATGAAGCGCACCACGGGCTGTGGGGTGTAGTACACGCCCCGGCTCTTTTTGAGGGCTGGGTTGTAGCGGCCGAGGAAGGTTTCGTAGAAATACAGAAACGGGTCGGTCATCTGGGTGCTCTGGCCGAAGCCCTGGAGCAAGGCGGCCACGTCGGCGGCCCGGAAGAGCTCGGCCAGGGCATCGACAATCCAGACCACGCGCTCGTCGAGGTCGGTGCCGGCCACGTAGCTGAAGAGCTTGCGCAGGAAGGGGTTGGAGGCGGGCACCAGCGTGAGGGCTTCCTGGCGCGAGAAGGTGTCGGGGGTGGCGTCGTGCAGGCGGGCGGCAAAGAGGCCGTAAGCAATGGTCTGGGCGTAGATGTCGGCGAACTGCGCTTCGGTCAGGTCGTGGATGAGCATCTGCTTGAAAGCCTCGTACTGGCTTTCGAGCGAACCGGCGGTGGCGGTGGTGAGGCCCGAGGGGCTCACCGTCACTTCGGGGTGGGTGAGGGCCTGCAGCAGCACGTATTGGAGCAGGCGGGCCTTGTCGGCCATGAGCTGGGCAAGGGTTTCGGCCGAGCTGATGCGCTGGCCCTTGGCGGCCGTGAACACCTGCAGCATTTCGGCAAAGGCGGCGTAGTCCTGCGGGCGGGCCTTCACGGGTTGGCCCTTGGTATAGTCGCCGATGCGGACTTCCATCACCTTTTCGCCGCGCTGCCAGAGCTGCCAATGCAGGTAGTCGGTGATGAGCAGGTTGTCGAGCGAGCGGCGGTAGCGGCCAAACTGCTCCTGGTGCCTAGAGTCGTCGATGTTTTCGGGTAGGTCTTTAGCTTCAATGTAGCCGATGGCCACGCCGTCGCGCTGCACCAGAAAATCGGGGGCGCCGCAGGCCTGGCGGCGCGGCTCGTTGGTGACGGCCAACTCGGGGTAGCGGCGCTTGAACAGGGCTTCGACGGCGGCGCGGTAGCTGTGCTCGGTGGCTTTGCCAGTGGCCTCGGTAGCGGCAATGGAAAGGAGGTATTCTTTCATGTAGTGTGTTTTAAGACCGGCAATATAGGTCTCTAAACTCCCTCAATGAGGCTACAACACCAGCCCTAGCACCGCCGCGTGGGCCGCGGCCGTGGCATAGTCGGCCGCCAGCAGCATGGGCACATCCTCACGGCCCAATTCCTCAATAATCGGCCCGACGAGGGCGGCGCGTTCCGGCACCTGCACGTCGCGGATGTAGATGGCGCGAATGCGGCCGGGGTGGCGGCGCACTACTTCACGGTAGATGCGTGCGTCTTCCTGGCCGCTGTCGCCGCAGAGCACGAAGGGCAGGGCGGGGTAAGTGGTGAGGATGTCGTCGATTTCGTGCAGCTTGTGGGCAAAGTGGATGGCGGCCGAGCCCGTGACGCCAGCCGGCACGGGGGCCTTGGGGCGGGCTATGCTGAGGTCGCGCAGCAGGAGCGGGCCGGCGGGGATTTCGTGCAGCTTCAGGAACTCGGCCAGCAGGTCGTAGAGGTTCCAGGGGCTGCTGCTCACGTAGAAGAAAGGGTTGTCGGGGCGGTTGCTACGGCCGAGCTGCAGCCGGCGGTAGAACTCGGCCACGCCTTCGAAAGGCTGTTTGGATTGGGCGTTGCTGAAAAGCACGCGCCCCAACATCTTCACGATGTTGGTGGCACTGGTCTCGAACACGGTGTCGTCGAGGTCGGAAATCACGCCGAACTCGGCGCCGGGCGGCGGCACCAGCACATGGGCGTTGGTGGCAATGGCCTTGGTGGGCAGCTTTAGAAAGGCCGGCAGCCGGGCCACGCGCACCGGCACGGGGTACCAGAGGAAATCATCGGGGGCGGG
This DNA window, taken from Hymenobacter sp. 5317J-9, encodes the following:
- a CDS encoding LON peptidase substrate-binding domain-containing protein, which gives rise to MAVTLLLTFLLTRPSLMARLLPLFPLNLVVFPGEKLNLHIFEPRYRQLVRECIEQNTTFGIPPYLDNSLSELGTEMRLVSVEQTYSSGELDIRTKAEGVFRINKFYRQAPGKLYAGGLVEDVVQDHEADPVLREIITVQVRQLYEALGLRKLLLELAPDYSIFDVAHHIGFSTEQEYQLLATTSELERQEMVREHLDTILPIVLETERLKERVRLNGHFKNLTPPNF
- the mtgA gene encoding monofunctional biosynthetic peptidoglycan transglycosylase; amino-acid sequence: MSSEALIPDLSLLLKKAGRLLLQVVAALFLASVAWVLMYRWVAPPATWLMLDRRAHAPVGLGYYGIQPEPRHINYQFRTLDEVAPAVPLALVAAEDQRFLLHHGFDFDALTKAAKRNWNGDGTHIVGGSTISQQVAKNVFLWHGRSYVRKAAEAYFTVLIEFLWNKRRIMEMYLSVAEMGDCTFGVEAASQRYFGKPASRVTTAEAALLAGVLPNPLRFRASNPGPVARAKQQRVMRNMRRLGGVTYVNTLLNK
- a CDS encoding nuclear transport factor 2 family protein translates to MLPALKWLRLTGAALALSGCATTAPAALMPQRSVEAQQAIREVLTTQAAAWNRGDIPGFMQGYWKSDSLVFIGRKGPTYGWQPTLDNYVKNYPNAAAMGQLDFSGLRITLLAPTAAQVVGQWHLARPVAGDVGGYFLLVLRQVDGQWKVVADHTNSAQ
- a CDS encoding type ISP restriction/modification enzyme; this translates as MKEYLLSIAATEATGKATEHSYRAAVEALFKRRYPELAVTNEPRRQACGAPDFLVQRDGVAIGYIEAKDLPENIDDSRHQEQFGRYRRSLDNLLITDYLHWQLWQRGEKVMEVRIGDYTKGQPVKARPQDYAAFAEMLQVFTAAKGQRISSAETLAQLMADKARLLQYVLLQALTHPEVTVSPSGLTTATAGSLESQYEAFKQMLIHDLTEAQFADIYAQTIAYGLFAARLHDATPDTFSRQEALTLVPASNPFLRKLFSYVAGTDLDERVVWIVDALAELFRAADVAALLQGFGQSTQMTDPFLYFYETFLGRYNPALKKSRGVYYTPQPVVRFIVRAVDEVLRRDFGLAEGLADTAKTTVDILVPEIKYGKATGKSVKAKKEVARVQVLDPATGTGTFLAEVVRHIHASLGGGAGFWNQYVEQHLIPRLHGFEIMMASYAMCHLKLGLLLGQLGYKSQQPTPPRLSVYLTNALEESHPDTHTLFASWLSDESNLANTIKRDAPVMVVLGNPPYSSSSTNKGEWILNLIQDYKRGLNERKINLDDDYIKFIRYAEHFIEKNGQGVIGFITNNSFLDGLTHRNMRKHLLETFDYIYIYNLHGDVKRKDTAPDGSKDENVFDIQQGVSIFILSKSPAGSKDLATVKHLDSYGKRTVKYEELEKISLSKTAWNTLNPIEPNYFFTPNDNEFTQDYSGFIGLGEIFNANSSGIQTKRDGTTIRESKDALKLVIDDFASLGTEEVREKYQLPADGRDWKIEWAAQHCKNTSIDFNPTRVLYRPFDHRWTILDNQSKGLVAYPRYETMRHFNNENLGLITTRQLSMPSFQHIMVTETAIDGNAISLQTREYNTVFPLYLYPDSADLYAPAQRRPNLKLEAVARLATATGLRFVPETEATPDTFAPEDVLDYVYGILHQPAYRRRYHELLRIDFPRVPLPASAGEFRAVVAFGHQLRELHLLRPAALPAPLPTRFGGDGPTLVEKPRYDAATQRVYLNASLYVEPVAPDVWALPIGGYQPAQKWLKDRQGRTLTFEEGRHYQRLLAALQGTERLMREWDAAHPAPDA
- a CDS encoding phosphatase domain-containing protein; translation: MKLPNALSNLSEWTDHLYTRFSARRGWLRPLQIDAYRSYGTAAKFYIKGRLLADPGLTAATATDSPWRNFRSMVRRFNSREVAAADLVAELPDGSQHLVSTDDEGYFTLVIEPQALPAPDDFLWYPVPVRVARLPAFLKLPTKAIATNAHVLVPPPGAEFGVISDLDDTVFETSATNIVKMLGRVLFSNAQSKQPFEGVAEFYRRLQLGRSNRPDNPFFYVSSSPWNLYDLLAEFLKLHEIPAGPLLLRDLSIARPKAPVPAGVTGSAAIHFAHKLHEIDDILTTYPALPFVLCGDSGQEDARIYREVVRRHPGRIRAIYIRDVQVPERAALVGPIIEELGREDVPMLLAADYATAAAHAAVLGLVL